In Nicotiana tabacum cultivar K326 chromosome 10, ASM71507v2, whole genome shotgun sequence, the DNA window CTTTTGCTGGTGTTTGAGAGGAAATGCAGGCGGGTAACTGTTGTTGATCATAGCAGGTCCTTTCATCTTAAACATTGGGTTAGCAATGGCTCCAAGGTCCTGTGAGAAGACAGAATTTCTGAATATTTATTTAAGTGGAAAATAACTGATAAATGACAATATAAGCTTGCTTACCAACACATCAAGAAGGGTATGAGGGTCCAATCCACTTTTGTCGGCCAATACAACTCCTTCCGAAAACGCGTTCATCATACTGCACCATTAGGGAATATCAAAACGGATTAAAGTTGCAAGAAATTAAAACTAACATAAAAAGAGTAATTAATTACCTGCCCATGATCATATTAACAACAAGTTTCATTTTTGCTCCATTTCCAACCTGTCCCAAGAAAAAGGATTTCTTTCCTAAGACATCAAAAGCAGGTAGCACTTGATCGTATAGCGCCTACAAGGATTTGAGATATCATCAACGCAAGTTCATGTGTATTATATCTTCATTGCAGTTTGAGGTTAATGGTTATAAAATTGCCACAGCATGAAGACAAAGTCATACATCCCATGTTATAATGTACTTTGCTATATTTACCCGTGTGACATAATAAGAGTGTTTTTCCATTAAATAATATTACCTTGTCCCCAGCTGCTAGAATTACTAGTTGGCCATCTTCAGCTGGCTTTTTGCTCCCTGAAACTGGAGCTTCAACAAAACAACCACCCTTTGATGTAATGGCCTGTAATCATTCACTATTAGTAATTCACTTCAACTTGCTTTTTATAACAGGAATTCTCTTTTAATATAAACTTGATTCTGATAGTATTAAAGTTCCTATCTCAAAGAAGAAGGACAGGAAGCATGAAACTCCAACCTCACTAATCTTTGAAGAAGTATCAGCATCAACGGTTGACATGTCTATATACCCCTTCCCACCACATATCTGCTCAAGAGCACCATCTTTGTCGAAAACCACCTAGGTGACCACAAAATGAAATTCTCATTAGGTATAGGTAGTACAAACTTTGACAATTTGAATTCATAAATTCACTGTTTGTATAGGCTGATTAACTGAAAGAGCTGCAGCAGGATCAGACAGCATCGCAATTGTATACTTGCATTTCTTGACTACCGCT includes these proteins:
- the LOC107777564 gene encoding glyoxylate/succinic semialdehyde reductase 1-like (The RefSeq protein has 2 substitutions compared to this genomic sequence), with product MEEIGFLGTGIMGKAMAVNLLRHGFKVTVWNRTLSRCDELVQHGASVGETPAAVVEKCKYTIAMLSDPAAALSVVFDKDGALEQICGGKGYIDMSTVDADTSSKISEAITSKGGCFVEAPVSGSKKPAEDGQLVILAAGDKALYDQVLPALDVLGKKSFFLGQVGNGAKMKLVVNMIMGSMMNAFSEGVVLADKSGLDPHTLLDVLDLGAIANPMFKMKGPAMINNSYPPAFPLKHQQKDMRLALALGDENAVPMPVAAAANEAFKKARSLGLGDHDFSAVFETIRGAQSST